A stretch of the Pelmatolapia mariae isolate MD_Pm_ZW linkage group LG23, Pm_UMD_F_2, whole genome shotgun sequence genome encodes the following:
- the rgl1 gene encoding ral guanine nucleotide dissociation stimulator-like 1 isoform X2 — protein sequence MCLFWRLGPFWLLSTTWSSVQDWGEEVEDGAVYNVTLKRVQIQQAANKGARWLGAEGDRLPPGHTVSQLETCKIRSIRAGTLERLVETLLTAFGDNDLTYTSIFLSTYRAFACTQTVLQLLLDKYGSMEENEQGADRCYGSETTGAIRNTLASILHAWLDQCPEDFQEPPDYPCLHRVMDYLRKALPGSEALRKAEGLLEQLQAQAGMDDADAGFHSNHSYSLGEEDEAEIEVQEDFLSFDADLVAEQLTYMDAVLFKKVVPHHCLGSVWSQRDKKDNKHSAPTIRATITQFNAVAACVVNTVLKHRQLRPHVRARVIQCWIDIAQECRIRKNFSSLRAIVSALQSNPLYRLKRVWACVHKDSVQTFEELSDIFSDHNNYLTSRELLMREGTSKFASLESCAKEHQKRTHKRLQLQKEMGAMQGTIPYLGTFLTDLTMLDTALPDLVEGGLINFEKRRREFEVIAQIKLLQSACNSYCLTADPAFLRWFKGQPQLSEEESYALSCEIEGLGDGSPTLTKPRKSMVKRLSLLFLGTDSNSASSPVRETPRSPPTGSSGESMDSVSVSSSDSGSPSDSEGLATPTHTSDSQQNKLSESSSCTSLHSMDTNSSTASVSVIPTSPSFPGPSCMHRRSISLTPLSSPSQTLAYNTQAQDACIIRVSLEHGNGNLYKSILLTNQDKTPAVIARAMAKHNLEVEPEEGYELVQVISEERELVIPDNANVFYAMNTSANFDFLLRVRGSAGRPVQLRSRCSSTLPRTQHRSSLSLRLSKVTL from the exons GCGGAAGGGGATCGCCTGCCTCCCGGCCACACGGTGAGCCAGCTGGAGACCTGCAAAATCCGAAGTATCCGTGCTGGAACGCTGGAGCGACTGGTGGAGACTTTGCTCACGGCGTTCGGAGACAACGACCTCACCTACACGTCCATCTTTCTCTCCACCTACAGAGCCTTCGCGTGCACGCAAACCGTACTGCAGCTGCTGCTCGACAA ATATGGAAGCATGGAAGAAAACGAGCAAGGCGCTGACAGATGCTACGGCTCTGAAACCACCGGCGCCATCAGAAA CACCTTGGCTTCGATCCTGCATGCCTGGCTCGATCAGTGTCCCGAAGACTTCCAGGAGCCTCCAGACTACCCCTGTCTCCACAGGGTGATGGACTACCTGCGCAAGGCTCTGCCAGGCTCGGAGGCTCTCAGAAAGGCAGAGGGTCTGCTGGAACAGCTGCAGGCTCAGGCCGGCATGGATGACGCTGATG ctgGTTTCCACAGCAACCATTCATATAGCCTGGGGGAAGAGGATGAAGCGGAGATTGAGGTCCAGGAGGACTTCCTGTCGTTTGACGCCGACCTGGTGGCCGAGCAGCTGACCTACATGGATGCG GTGCTGTTTAAAAAGGTCGTACCCCATCATTGTCTGGGCTCTGTCTGGTCTCAGAGGGACAAGAAGGACAACAAGCACAGCGCTCCCACCATCCGTGCCACCATTACGCAGTTCAACGCTGTCGCGGCCTGCGTGGTGAACACCGTGCTGAAGCACAGACAGCTCAGGCCTCACGTCAGAGCACGGGTCATCCAGTGCTGGATAGACATCGCGCAG GAGTGCAGAATACGGAAGAACTTCTCATCTCTGCGAGCCATTGTGTCTGCACTTCAGTCCAACCCTCTGTACAGACTGAAGAGAGTGTGGGCCTGCGTGCACAA AGACAGCGTGCAGACATTCGAGGAGCTCTCCGACATTTTCTCGGACCATAACAACTACCTGACCAGCAGAGAGCTACTGATGAGG GAAGGCACGTCAAAGTTTGCCAGTCTCGAGAGCTGTGCCAAAGAGCACCAGAAACGCACCCACAAGAGGCTCCAGCTGCAGAAGGAAATG GGAGCGATGCAGGGAACGATACCGTACCTGGGGACTTTCCTCACCGACCTGACCATGCTGGATACGGCCCTGCCTGACCTAGTGGAG GGTGGTCTGATCAACTTTGAGAAGAGACGCAGG GAGTTTGAGGTGATCGCTCAGATCAAGCTGCTCCAGTCGGCCTGTAACAGCTACTGTCTTACTGCAGACCCAGCTTTCCTGCGCTGGTTTAAGGGCCAGCCTCAGCTCAGCGAGGAGGAAAG CTATGCCTTGTCTTGTGAGATTGAAGGTCTCGGTGACGGCAGTCCGACTTTAACCAAACCTCGAAAAAGCATGGTGAAGAGGCTCAGCTT GCTTTTTCTTGGAACAGACAGTAATTCGGCCAGTTCTCCAGTCAGAGAGACGCCACGCTCGCCCCCTACTGGCAGCTCCGGAGAGAGCATGGACTCGGTCAGCGTGTCCTCCAGTGACTCCGGCAGTCCGTCGGACAGCGAGGGACTCGCCACCCCGACTCACACCTCCGACTCCCAGCAAAACAAG CTATCAGAATCATCCTCCTGCACTTCACTCCACTCTATGGACACAAACTCCTCCACAGCCAGCGTCTCCGTGATTCCTACATCTCCCTCCTTCCCCGGGCCTTCCTGTATGCACCGACGCTCCATCTCCCTCACACCCCTGTCTTCCCCGAGTCAGACTCTCGCCTATAACACCCAGGCCCAGGACGCCTGCATCATAAGAGTCAGTCTGGAACACGGCAACGGGAATCTGTACAAGAGCATACTG CTGACCAATCAGGATAAGACCCCAGCTGTAATTGCTAGAGCAATGGCAAAGCACAACCTGGAGGTGGAGCCGGAGGAAGGATATGAGCTGGTGCAGGTCATCTCGGAGGAGAGAG AACTGGTGATTCCAGACAACGCTAACGTTTTTTACGCCATGAACACGTCGGCAAACTTTGACTTCCTGCTGCGGGTGCGGGGCTCGGCAGGCCGGCCCGTGCAGCTGCGTAGCCGATGTAGTTCCACGCTCCCACGGACCCAGCACCGCTCGAGCCTCTCGCTTAGACTCAGCAAAGTCACGTTGTGA
- the rgl1 gene encoding ral guanine nucleotide dissociation stimulator-like 1 isoform X3, translating to MREALTMKFAWRTKMSSVQDWGEEVEDGAVYNVTLKRVQIQQAANKGARWLGAEGDRLPPGHTVSQLETCKIRSIRAGTLERLVETLLTAFGDNDLTYTSIFLSTYRAFACTQTVLQLLLDKYGSMEENEQGADRCYGSETTGAIRNTLASILHAWLDQCPEDFQEPPDYPCLHRVMDYLRKALPGSEALRKAEGLLEQLQAQAGMDDADAGFHSNHSYSLGEEDEAEIEVQEDFLSFDADLVAEQLTYMDAVLFKKVVPHHCLGSVWSQRDKKDNKHSAPTIRATITQFNAVAACVVNTVLKHRQLRPHVRARVIQCWIDIAQECRIRKNFSSLRAIVSALQSNPLYRLKRVWACVHKDSVQTFEELSDIFSDHNNYLTSRELLMREGTSKFASLESCAKEHQKRTHKRLQLQKEMGAMQGTIPYLGTFLTDLTMLDTALPDLVEGGLINFEKRRREFEVIAQIKLLQSACNSYCLTADPAFLRWFKGQPQLSEEESYALSCEIEGLGDGSPTLTKPRKSMVKRLSLLFLGTDSNSASSPVRETPRSPPTGSSGESMDSVSVSSSDSGSPSDSEGLATPTHTSDSQQNKLSESSSCTSLHSMDTNSSTASVSVIPTSPSFPGPSCMHRRSISLTPLSSPSQTLAYNTQAQDACIIRVSLEHGNGNLYKSILLTNQDKTPAVIARAMAKHNLEVEPEEGYELVQVISEERELVIPDNANVFYAMNTSANFDFLLRVRGSAGRPVQLRSRCSSTLPRTQHRSSLSLRLSKVTL from the exons GCGGAAGGGGATCGCCTGCCTCCCGGCCACACGGTGAGCCAGCTGGAGACCTGCAAAATCCGAAGTATCCGTGCTGGAACGCTGGAGCGACTGGTGGAGACTTTGCTCACGGCGTTCGGAGACAACGACCTCACCTACACGTCCATCTTTCTCTCCACCTACAGAGCCTTCGCGTGCACGCAAACCGTACTGCAGCTGCTGCTCGACAA ATATGGAAGCATGGAAGAAAACGAGCAAGGCGCTGACAGATGCTACGGCTCTGAAACCACCGGCGCCATCAGAAA CACCTTGGCTTCGATCCTGCATGCCTGGCTCGATCAGTGTCCCGAAGACTTCCAGGAGCCTCCAGACTACCCCTGTCTCCACAGGGTGATGGACTACCTGCGCAAGGCTCTGCCAGGCTCGGAGGCTCTCAGAAAGGCAGAGGGTCTGCTGGAACAGCTGCAGGCTCAGGCCGGCATGGATGACGCTGATG ctgGTTTCCACAGCAACCATTCATATAGCCTGGGGGAAGAGGATGAAGCGGAGATTGAGGTCCAGGAGGACTTCCTGTCGTTTGACGCCGACCTGGTGGCCGAGCAGCTGACCTACATGGATGCG GTGCTGTTTAAAAAGGTCGTACCCCATCATTGTCTGGGCTCTGTCTGGTCTCAGAGGGACAAGAAGGACAACAAGCACAGCGCTCCCACCATCCGTGCCACCATTACGCAGTTCAACGCTGTCGCGGCCTGCGTGGTGAACACCGTGCTGAAGCACAGACAGCTCAGGCCTCACGTCAGAGCACGGGTCATCCAGTGCTGGATAGACATCGCGCAG GAGTGCAGAATACGGAAGAACTTCTCATCTCTGCGAGCCATTGTGTCTGCACTTCAGTCCAACCCTCTGTACAGACTGAAGAGAGTGTGGGCCTGCGTGCACAA AGACAGCGTGCAGACATTCGAGGAGCTCTCCGACATTTTCTCGGACCATAACAACTACCTGACCAGCAGAGAGCTACTGATGAGG GAAGGCACGTCAAAGTTTGCCAGTCTCGAGAGCTGTGCCAAAGAGCACCAGAAACGCACCCACAAGAGGCTCCAGCTGCAGAAGGAAATG GGAGCGATGCAGGGAACGATACCGTACCTGGGGACTTTCCTCACCGACCTGACCATGCTGGATACGGCCCTGCCTGACCTAGTGGAG GGTGGTCTGATCAACTTTGAGAAGAGACGCAGG GAGTTTGAGGTGATCGCTCAGATCAAGCTGCTCCAGTCGGCCTGTAACAGCTACTGTCTTACTGCAGACCCAGCTTTCCTGCGCTGGTTTAAGGGCCAGCCTCAGCTCAGCGAGGAGGAAAG CTATGCCTTGTCTTGTGAGATTGAAGGTCTCGGTGACGGCAGTCCGACTTTAACCAAACCTCGAAAAAGCATGGTGAAGAGGCTCAGCTT GCTTTTTCTTGGAACAGACAGTAATTCGGCCAGTTCTCCAGTCAGAGAGACGCCACGCTCGCCCCCTACTGGCAGCTCCGGAGAGAGCATGGACTCGGTCAGCGTGTCCTCCAGTGACTCCGGCAGTCCGTCGGACAGCGAGGGACTCGCCACCCCGACTCACACCTCCGACTCCCAGCAAAACAAG CTATCAGAATCATCCTCCTGCACTTCACTCCACTCTATGGACACAAACTCCTCCACAGCCAGCGTCTCCGTGATTCCTACATCTCCCTCCTTCCCCGGGCCTTCCTGTATGCACCGACGCTCCATCTCCCTCACACCCCTGTCTTCCCCGAGTCAGACTCTCGCCTATAACACCCAGGCCCAGGACGCCTGCATCATAAGAGTCAGTCTGGAACACGGCAACGGGAATCTGTACAAGAGCATACTG CTGACCAATCAGGATAAGACCCCAGCTGTAATTGCTAGAGCAATGGCAAAGCACAACCTGGAGGTGGAGCCGGAGGAAGGATATGAGCTGGTGCAGGTCATCTCGGAGGAGAGAG AACTGGTGATTCCAGACAACGCTAACGTTTTTTACGCCATGAACACGTCGGCAAACTTTGACTTCCTGCTGCGGGTGCGGGGCTCGGCAGGCCGGCCCGTGCAGCTGCGTAGCCGATGTAGTTCCACGCTCCCACGGACCCAGCACCGCTCGAGCCTCTCGCTTAGACTCAGCAAAGTCACGTTGTGA
- the rgl1 gene encoding ral guanine nucleotide dissociation stimulator-like 1 isoform X4, translating into MGTNNLGVRCLCSSVQDWGEEVEDGAVYNVTLKRVQIQQAANKGARWLGAEGDRLPPGHTVSQLETCKIRSIRAGTLERLVETLLTAFGDNDLTYTSIFLSTYRAFACTQTVLQLLLDKYGSMEENEQGADRCYGSETTGAIRNTLASILHAWLDQCPEDFQEPPDYPCLHRVMDYLRKALPGSEALRKAEGLLEQLQAQAGMDDADAGFHSNHSYSLGEEDEAEIEVQEDFLSFDADLVAEQLTYMDAVLFKKVVPHHCLGSVWSQRDKKDNKHSAPTIRATITQFNAVAACVVNTVLKHRQLRPHVRARVIQCWIDIAQECRIRKNFSSLRAIVSALQSNPLYRLKRVWACVHKDSVQTFEELSDIFSDHNNYLTSRELLMREGTSKFASLESCAKEHQKRTHKRLQLQKEMGAMQGTIPYLGTFLTDLTMLDTALPDLVEGGLINFEKRRREFEVIAQIKLLQSACNSYCLTADPAFLRWFKGQPQLSEEESYALSCEIEGLGDGSPTLTKPRKSMVKRLSLLFLGTDSNSASSPVRETPRSPPTGSSGESMDSVSVSSSDSGSPSDSEGLATPTHTSDSQQNKLSESSSCTSLHSMDTNSSTASVSVIPTSPSFPGPSCMHRRSISLTPLSSPSQTLAYNTQAQDACIIRVSLEHGNGNLYKSILLTNQDKTPAVIARAMAKHNLEVEPEEGYELVQVISEERELVIPDNANVFYAMNTSANFDFLLRVRGSAGRPVQLRSRCSSTLPRTQHRSSLSLRLSKVTL; encoded by the exons GCGGAAGGGGATCGCCTGCCTCCCGGCCACACGGTGAGCCAGCTGGAGACCTGCAAAATCCGAAGTATCCGTGCTGGAACGCTGGAGCGACTGGTGGAGACTTTGCTCACGGCGTTCGGAGACAACGACCTCACCTACACGTCCATCTTTCTCTCCACCTACAGAGCCTTCGCGTGCACGCAAACCGTACTGCAGCTGCTGCTCGACAA ATATGGAAGCATGGAAGAAAACGAGCAAGGCGCTGACAGATGCTACGGCTCTGAAACCACCGGCGCCATCAGAAA CACCTTGGCTTCGATCCTGCATGCCTGGCTCGATCAGTGTCCCGAAGACTTCCAGGAGCCTCCAGACTACCCCTGTCTCCACAGGGTGATGGACTACCTGCGCAAGGCTCTGCCAGGCTCGGAGGCTCTCAGAAAGGCAGAGGGTCTGCTGGAACAGCTGCAGGCTCAGGCCGGCATGGATGACGCTGATG ctgGTTTCCACAGCAACCATTCATATAGCCTGGGGGAAGAGGATGAAGCGGAGATTGAGGTCCAGGAGGACTTCCTGTCGTTTGACGCCGACCTGGTGGCCGAGCAGCTGACCTACATGGATGCG GTGCTGTTTAAAAAGGTCGTACCCCATCATTGTCTGGGCTCTGTCTGGTCTCAGAGGGACAAGAAGGACAACAAGCACAGCGCTCCCACCATCCGTGCCACCATTACGCAGTTCAACGCTGTCGCGGCCTGCGTGGTGAACACCGTGCTGAAGCACAGACAGCTCAGGCCTCACGTCAGAGCACGGGTCATCCAGTGCTGGATAGACATCGCGCAG GAGTGCAGAATACGGAAGAACTTCTCATCTCTGCGAGCCATTGTGTCTGCACTTCAGTCCAACCCTCTGTACAGACTGAAGAGAGTGTGGGCCTGCGTGCACAA AGACAGCGTGCAGACATTCGAGGAGCTCTCCGACATTTTCTCGGACCATAACAACTACCTGACCAGCAGAGAGCTACTGATGAGG GAAGGCACGTCAAAGTTTGCCAGTCTCGAGAGCTGTGCCAAAGAGCACCAGAAACGCACCCACAAGAGGCTCCAGCTGCAGAAGGAAATG GGAGCGATGCAGGGAACGATACCGTACCTGGGGACTTTCCTCACCGACCTGACCATGCTGGATACGGCCCTGCCTGACCTAGTGGAG GGTGGTCTGATCAACTTTGAGAAGAGACGCAGG GAGTTTGAGGTGATCGCTCAGATCAAGCTGCTCCAGTCGGCCTGTAACAGCTACTGTCTTACTGCAGACCCAGCTTTCCTGCGCTGGTTTAAGGGCCAGCCTCAGCTCAGCGAGGAGGAAAG CTATGCCTTGTCTTGTGAGATTGAAGGTCTCGGTGACGGCAGTCCGACTTTAACCAAACCTCGAAAAAGCATGGTGAAGAGGCTCAGCTT GCTTTTTCTTGGAACAGACAGTAATTCGGCCAGTTCTCCAGTCAGAGAGACGCCACGCTCGCCCCCTACTGGCAGCTCCGGAGAGAGCATGGACTCGGTCAGCGTGTCCTCCAGTGACTCCGGCAGTCCGTCGGACAGCGAGGGACTCGCCACCCCGACTCACACCTCCGACTCCCAGCAAAACAAG CTATCAGAATCATCCTCCTGCACTTCACTCCACTCTATGGACACAAACTCCTCCACAGCCAGCGTCTCCGTGATTCCTACATCTCCCTCCTTCCCCGGGCCTTCCTGTATGCACCGACGCTCCATCTCCCTCACACCCCTGTCTTCCCCGAGTCAGACTCTCGCCTATAACACCCAGGCCCAGGACGCCTGCATCATAAGAGTCAGTCTGGAACACGGCAACGGGAATCTGTACAAGAGCATACTG CTGACCAATCAGGATAAGACCCCAGCTGTAATTGCTAGAGCAATGGCAAAGCACAACCTGGAGGTGGAGCCGGAGGAAGGATATGAGCTGGTGCAGGTCATCTCGGAGGAGAGAG AACTGGTGATTCCAGACAACGCTAACGTTTTTTACGCCATGAACACGTCGGCAAACTTTGACTTCCTGCTGCGGGTGCGGGGCTCGGCAGGCCGGCCCGTGCAGCTGCGTAGCCGATGTAGTTCCACGCTCCCACGGACCCAGCACCGCTCGAGCCTCTCGCTTAGACTCAGCAAAGTCACGTTGTGA
- the abhd17ab gene encoding alpha/beta hydrolase domain-containing protein 17A, which produces MNGLSLSELCCLFCCPPCPSRIAAKLAFLPPEPTYTFLPDPEAGPAAPGATGTSSLRARSGASVAGSGGTGAVEGGWKLHLTERAEFQYSQRELDTTEVFLARSSRGNRVGCMYIRCAPNSRFTVLFSHGNAVDLGQMSSFYIGLGTRINCNIFSYDYSGYGVSTGKPSEKNLYADIDAAWHALRTRYGISPENIILYGQSIGTVPTVDLASRYECAAVVLHSPLTSGMRVAFPDTKKTYCFDAFPNIEKVSKITSPVLIIHGTEDEVIDFSHGLALFERCPKAVEPLWVEGAGHNDIELYSQYLERLRRFIGQELAVQHG; this is translated from the exons ATGAATGGCCTCTCTCTCAGTGAGCTCTGCTGCCTGTTCTGTTGCCCGCCTTGCCCGAGCCGCATTGCAGCCAAGCTAGCTTTCCTGCCCCCTGAACCCACGTACACCTTTCTGCCAGACCCAGAGGCGGGCCCCGCTGCGCCAGGGGCGACGGGGACATCCAGCCTGCGGGCGCGGAGCGGCGCTTCGGTTGCTGGAAGCGGGGGGACCGGGGCCGTAGAGGGGGGATGGAAGCTTCACCTGACAGAGCGAGCAGAGTTTCAGTACTCTCAGAGAGAGCTGGACACGACGGAGGTGTTTCTCGCTCGATCCAGCCGAGGGAACCGAGTCGGCTGCATGTACATTCGCTGCGCTCCTAATTCCAG GTTTACGGTGCTTTTCTCCCACGGCAATGCAGTTGACCTCGGCCAGATGAGCAGTTTCTACATCGGCCTCGGCACTCGCATCAACTGCAACATCTTCTCTTATGATTACTCGGGCTATGGCGTCAGCACCGGCAAGCCCTCCGAGAAGAATCTGTATGCAGACATAGATGCTGCCTGGCACGCCCTGCGTACACG GTATGGCATAAGTCCGGAGAACATCATCCTGTACGGGCAGAGCATCGGTACAGTTCCCACTGTAGACCTGGCGTCACGGTACGAGTGTGCCGCCGTGGTTCTTCACTCGCCTCTAACATCTGGTATGAGAGTGGCGTTTCCTGACACAAAGAAAACCTACTGCTTCGACGCTTTCCCCAA CATTGAGAAAGTGTCCAAAATCACTTCCCCAGTGCTCATCATCCACGGCACGGAGGACGAGGTGATCGACTTTTCCCACGGCCTGGCCTTGTTCGAGCGCTGCCCGAAGGCTGTGGAGCCTCTCTGGGTTGAGGGAGCGGGACACAACGACATTGAACTCTACAGCCAGTATCTGGAGCGCCTGCGCCGCTTCATAGGACAGGAGCTGGCGGTACAGCATGGCTGA
- the zgc:77486 gene encoding AN1-type zinc finger protein 5 translates to MAQETNQTQVPMLCTMGCGFYGNPRTNGMCSVCYKEHLQRQQGGGRSSPPGEKAATSPAGSPGSAGATVESTTSEPGTEVAGTPPEEQTTSPSSTSPVTQQMTAMSISQDSGAVDSDRAEAEEGEEEGTSNSTEPVGEAAQASSDGDQTPDKNKKKNRCFSCRKKVGLTGFDCRCGNLFCAIHRYSDKHDCPYDYRSAAAAQLRKENPIVVAEKIQKL, encoded by the exons ATGGCTCAGGAGACCAATCAGACGCAGGTGCCAATGCTTTGCACTATGGGATGCGGTTTCTATGGTAACCCCCGCACCAACGGCATGTGCTCGGTCTGCTACAAGGAACACCTGCAGAGACAACAGGGAGGGGGGCGGTCCAGCCCCCCTGGAGAGAAAG CTGCTACTTCACCAGCGGGATCACCAGGATCGGCCGGTGCAACTGTGGAGAGCACAACCTCAGAGCCCGGTACAGAGGTGGCAGGAACCCCACCTGAGGAACAAACAACCAG TCCCAGCTCCACCAGCCCAGTAACTCAACAGATGACAGCTATGAGCATCTCCCAGGATTCAGGAGCTGTGGATTCTGATCGAGCAGAGGCCGaagagggtgaagaggagggTACTTCAAACAGCACAG AGCCAGTCGGGGAAGCTGCGCAGGCTTCGTCTGACGGCGACCAGACTCctgataaaaacaagaaaaagaatcGCTGCTTTTCTTGCCGGAAGAAAGTAGGACTTACTG GTTTTGACTGTCGCTGTGGCAACCTGTTCTGCGCCATCCATCGTTACTCCGACAAACACGACTGTCCCTATGATTACCGGAGCGCAGCCGCTGCCCAGTTACGCAAGGAGAACCCCATCGTAGTGGCTGAGAAGATTCAGAAGTTATGA